In the Gossypium raimondii isolate GPD5lz chromosome 9, ASM2569854v1, whole genome shotgun sequence genome, one interval contains:
- the LOC105798669 gene encoding protein SAR DEFICIENT 1 encodes MAGKRLLNESCSDTDEPKEKRMRPKPSFASVIGQAVMVNYLYTALEPVLRKVVNEEVERSIGDRLRSFTRSPSLRIQAAEPEPSTLRLIFPKALSLPIFTGSKIVDEESNQLQVALVDTRGGQRAPVLLPNPIKVDIVVLDGDFPSGDRDNFTSEEFDRNIVRERTGKRPLLTGELSVTVRDGVASIGDIEFTDNSSWIRSRKFRIGAKVAQGSFQGVRIREAMTEAFVVKDHRGELYKKHHPPMLGDEVWRLEKIGKDGAFHKKLAFEGVNTVQDFLKMSVVDPPKIRKILGPGMSEKTWDVTIKHAKTCVMGNKYYVFQGTNYRIFLNPICQLVRAEINGTTYPIQTLSSINRSYVEDLVRQAYVNWSSLEEIEGISNEIGLLTQGEDMLDQYRNQQNATMRSFEQNAYLTHDSFEGYVPNEMQADCSRWQISQNYFNTPNENGIRLNLLESNSDDDLTSPKSFISGG; translated from the exons ATGGCGGGCAAACGGCTTCTTAATGAATCTTGTTCCGACACAGATGAGCCAAAGGAGAAACGGATGAGACCTAAACCTTCTTTTGCTTC AGTGATTGGGCAAGCGGTTATGGTGAATTACTTGTATACTGCCTTGGAACCTGTCCTTAGAAAAGTG GTGAATGAGGAAGTGGAGCGCAGTATTGGAGACCGGCTCCGATCCTTCACACGATCTCCGTCGCTACGAATCCAAGCGGCAGAACCCGAACCATCAACCCTTAGACTGATTTTCCCTAAAGCCCTTTCCTTGCCTATCTTTACCGGAAGCAAGATCGTGGATGAAGAAAGCAACCAACTTCAAGTCGCTTTGGTGGATACAAGGGGTGGCCAAAGGGCTCCGGTGCTTCTCCCGAACCCTATTAAGGTCGATATCGTGGTTCTGGACGGCGACTTTCCGTCGGGGGACCGTGACAACTTTACTAGTGAAGAATTCGACAGAAACATCGTGCGGGAGAGGACTGGGAAACGACCCTTGCTCACCGGAGAGTTATCTGTCACAGTGAGAGACGGGGTAGCTTCGATCGGAGATATCGAATTTACGGACAACTCGAGCTGGATTCGGAGTCGGAAATTCCGAATCGGGGCAAAAGTTGCACAAGGGAGTTTCCAAGGTGTTCGCATTCGTGAAGCCATGACTGAAGCTTTTGTTGTTAAAGACCATCGTGGCGAAT TGTACAAGAAACATCACCCACCAATGTTGGGAGATGAAGTTTGGCGGCTAGAAAAGATTGGTAAGGATGGAGCATTCCATAAAAAGCTAGCGTTTGAGGGGGTTAACACTGTCCAAGATTTCTTGAAAATGTCGGTAGTTGATCCACCCAAGATTAGAAAG ATTTTAGGGCCTGGAATGTCTGAGAAAACTTGGGACGTCACAATCAAGCATGCCAAAACTTGTGTTATGGGCAATAAATACTATGTTTTTCAAGGCACTAATTACAGAATCTTCTTAAACCCCATTTGTCAACTTGTGAGAGCAGAGATTAATGGGACTACATATCCTATACAAACCCTAAGTAGTATCAACAGA TCATATGTTGAAGATTTGGTCAGACAAGCTTATGTAAATTGGTCTTCCTTGGAAGAAATAGAAGGGATTTCTAATGAGATTGGCTTGCTCACACAAG GCGAAGACATGTTGGATCAATATCGTAATCAACAAAATGCCACGATGAGATCATTTGAACAAAATGCGTACTTGACTCATGATTCGTTTGAGGGATATGTCCCAAATGAAATGCAAGCCGATTGTAGTCGTTGGCAAATAAgccaaaattatttcaataccCCGAATGAAAATGGGATTCGGTTGAACCTGTTGGAGTCGAATTCGGATGATGATTTGACGTCTCCAAAATCCTTTATCTCGGGAGGTTAA